The following coding sequences are from one Leptolyngbya sp. NIES-3755 window:
- a CDS encoding hypothetical protein (conserved hypothetical protein;~similar to AA sequence:cyanobase_aa:LBDG_12610), with the protein MTQAKPRFRTIEEYLSYDDETDTRYELVRGELVEMPPESRLNQRIASFLFGAFVRLGISTDLLVIGIQIAVNSQEATVRQPDFVVLSEECAIALEGAKTSVILSTMPVPALIVEVVSPGNPGEKNHDRDYVEKPREYAARGIREFWQVDPSRAVVNVLELVDGSYRSLSFRGSDRVISPTFPDLQLTAEQILSAG; encoded by the coding sequence ATGACCCAAGCCAAACCACGATTTAGAACGATTGAGGAATATCTGAGCTATGACGATGAGACAGACACCCGTTATGAATTGGTTCGCGGGGAATTAGTCGAAATGCCTCCAGAGAGCCGATTGAATCAAAGAATTGCATCCTTCCTGTTTGGGGCATTTGTCAGACTAGGAATCTCAACAGATTTGCTGGTCATTGGGATACAGATTGCCGTTAACAGTCAAGAAGCTACGGTCAGACAGCCTGATTTTGTTGTGCTGTCGGAAGAATGTGCGATCGCGTTAGAGGGGGCTAAAACCTCGGTAATTCTGTCCACCATGCCAGTACCCGCGCTAATTGTCGAAGTGGTATCACCGGGAAACCCTGGGGAGAAAAACCACGATCGCGATTACGTGGAAAAACCACGCGAGTATGCTGCAAGAGGAATTCGTGAGTTTTGGCAGGTTGATCCGAGTCGCGCCGTGGTGAACGTGCTGGAACTGGTGGACGGAAGTTATCGATCGCTGTCGTTTCGAGGAAGCGATCGCGTCATCTCGCCCACATTCCCAGACCTGCAATTGACGGCAGAGCAAATTCTGAGTGCAGGGTAG
- a CDS encoding hypothetical protein (hypothetical protein Isop_2144;~similar to AA sequence:cyanobase_aa:LBDG_12010), whose product MNHDLMFSSNDNEHYTPHDLLYRVLRFYDDLIDLDPCCNDRENPHTPSRQQFTIEDDGLSQPWHGKVFVNPPYGNALKDWANKVAIEYESGNAQQILFLVPSRTDTQWYKRLSEYPRCNIHGRLKFLNAKNKGNAAPFPSVLFYLGKRKSRFREYFELIGEVIIPSRDRTEYKREYMKGYMQQRRGQH is encoded by the coding sequence ATGAACCATGATTTGATGTTCAGTTCAAACGACAACGAACACTACACACCTCACGATTTGTTGTATCGCGTTCTGCGCTTCTACGATGACTTAATCGACTTAGACCCCTGCTGCAACGATCGCGAAAATCCGCATACTCCCTCTCGGCAACAGTTCACGATCGAGGATGATGGACTGTCGCAACCGTGGCATGGAAAAGTGTTCGTGAATCCGCCCTACGGTAATGCGTTGAAAGATTGGGCGAACAAAGTCGCGATCGAATACGAATCAGGCAATGCTCAGCAAATTCTATTTCTGGTTCCCAGTCGCACCGATACCCAGTGGTACAAACGACTGAGCGAGTATCCACGCTGCAACATCCACGGGCGGCTAAAGTTCTTGAACGCCAAAAATAAGGGCAATGCGGCTCCGTTCCCCTCGGTACTGTTTTATCTGGGTAAGCGGAAATCGAGGTTTCGGGAGTATTTCGAGCTGATCGGGGAAGTCATCATTCCCAGTCGCGATCGCACTGAATATAAGCGCGAGTACATGAAAGGCTATATGCAACAACGACGAGGACAGCATTGA
- a CDS encoding phage integrase family protein (similar to AA sequence:cyanobase_aa:MAE34040), with protein sequence MNFDLNFQPQIARKVNRHGKAKILSADELSRLFSDGLQTTRDRCIFAICYFTTCRISECVQLQLTDVQNGVITFRKSTTKGKGATRQIAIDENLKPFLDTWVNERGSVNSPYLFPGRRGSKTGHLTARMADEILREACDRVGFDGASTHSFRRSGITNLHKQGYAPHEIAQISGHRDITNVSHYIG encoded by the coding sequence ATGAACTTTGACCTGAACTTTCAGCCTCAAATTGCGAGGAAAGTAAATCGCCACGGAAAAGCAAAAATCCTGAGTGCTGACGAACTATCTCGGCTATTCTCAGACGGATTGCAAACAACTCGCGATCGCTGCATATTCGCAATTTGCTATTTCACCACTTGCCGCATTAGTGAATGTGTCCAGTTGCAACTCACTGACGTTCAGAACGGTGTGATTACCTTTCGGAAGTCCACAACGAAAGGCAAGGGTGCGACTCGTCAGATTGCGATCGATGAAAATCTGAAGCCGTTTCTCGATACCTGGGTGAATGAGCGCGGCTCTGTCAATTCCCCCTATCTGTTCCCCGGTCGCCGTGGCAGTAAGACTGGGCATTTAACGGCGCGGATGGCAGATGAGATTTTAAGGGAAGCTTGCGATCGTGTTGGCTTTGATGGCGCGTCTACCCATTCATTTCGTCGAAGTGGCATCACCAATTTGCACAAACAAGGGTATGCACCGCATGAAATCGCGCAAATCAGCGGACATCGTGACATCACAAATGTCAGCCATTACATCGGTTAG
- a CDS encoding hypothetical protein (similar to AA sequence:cyanobase_aa:LBDG_31650): MKGTNTGTETNWKDNAKGFAHRAGTEARDAMDNPLFGFIAWTLAIGLGVALVRVAITNIEPYYSLFQGASNDAPWVKNLPVLGWFLTQWNTVISAIGAILVWAVVQIFQVLWILIALDRKAKRGALKDARRSGIDPNSFSDRRSRKVAKGLNGIPFFFIRWSALLALAAYAFDFTVGIHKYPPARNLQVFFVAIASGITSRIDWGNFWKLLIMMFSFEALLIPFVIVVFWLRARQADSEL; the protein is encoded by the coding sequence ATGAAAGGAACAAACACAGGTACAGAAACCAATTGGAAAGACAACGCGAAAGGATTCGCACACCGAGCAGGCACAGAAGCGCGGGATGCAATGGATAATCCCTTATTCGGTTTCATCGCTTGGACGCTTGCGATCGGGCTTGGGGTGGCACTGGTACGAGTTGCAATTACCAACATTGAGCCTTACTACTCGCTGTTTCAGGGAGCAAGTAATGACGCGCCGTGGGTGAAGAATCTCCCAGTTCTCGGATGGTTTTTGACTCAATGGAACACAGTCATTAGCGCGATCGGTGCGATTCTCGTATGGGCAGTGGTGCAAATCTTCCAAGTGCTTTGGATTCTAATTGCACTCGATCGTAAAGCAAAGCGAGGAGCGCTGAAAGATGCCCGTCGAAGTGGGATTGACCCGAATAGTTTCAGCGATCGGCGTTCTCGCAAAGTGGCTAAGGGATTGAACGGCATTCCGTTCTTCTTCATCCGATGGTCTGCGTTACTCGCGCTTGCTGCTTATGCGTTCGATTTCACGGTGGGGATTCACAAGTATCCGCCTGCTCGGAACTTGCAGGTTTTCTTTGTGGCGATCGCATCAGGCATTACTAGCCGAATTGATTGGGGCAACTTCTGGAAGCTGTTGATCATGATGTTTAGCTTTGAAGCTTTGCTGATTCCATTCGTGATTGTGGTGTTCTGGCTCCGAGCGCGTCAAGCAGACAGCGAGCTGTGA
- a CDS encoding hypothetical protein (similar to AA sequence:cyanobase_aa:LBDG_31680), with protein MSELFSQIANFYGGDSLLKATFSDCAFLVSDIGRSLVSGDAIEVKSFDGYINRRRTFEQVSRLDTIVCLSRLSAVLETKLKSLPEKELEVLDRMRQLSIELPKRLENRDL; from the coding sequence GTGTCCGAACTGTTTAGTCAAATCGCTAACTTCTATGGTGGCGATTCACTGCTCAAAGCAACATTCTCCGATTGTGCTTTTCTCGTGTCCGATATTGGACGATCGTTGGTTTCAGGCGATGCGATCGAGGTTAAATCCTTCGATGGCTATATCAATCGGCGCAGAACATTCGAGCAAGTTTCGCGACTAGACACGATCGTTTGTCTCAGCCGACTTTCGGCAGTACTCGAAACGAAGCTGAAATCGCTGCCAGAGAAAGAACTGGAAGTACTCGATCGAATGCGGCAACTGTCGATCGAACTGCCGAAACGGTTAGAAAATCGCGATTTATGA
- a CDS encoding hypothetical protein (hypothetical protein alr9005;~similar to AA sequence:cyanobase_aa:LBDG_31700), with the protein MATVANHSKTRQTIAKKGIEPILMISPNTDASKPLATIDYDNLLQPMGADIGNGQLKLVSAMSETRTESYIYELDERSPDGVKGYVEYLKGDRADLIGKQWIGGINAYYNGLNSIRRVTDDKQGKPSLGLQLFLSALSEYAHRDKWHIALAVSVHDSKTLGSALKRALEGTHQVRFRNKETIVSIKVIAGLEEGTGAIITYQKQADITNAILYDLGNGTLIVSSFNGLKMTDRSYSQNGGVEKLIDQIATHDAIRERLLKEGDRHLIRKGIEAQTFTYGTQHPDWNFESVYREELPKWVKAVLAPTVRPWEDRRDSATALIAVGGGAQLPGIEPLLNKKGIKVLPDPLWANARGLYTLATRKVAQLEAK; encoded by the coding sequence ATGGCTACTGTAGCCAATCACTCTAAAACACGTCAAACCATTGCAAAGAAAGGGATTGAACCGATTCTTATGATTTCACCCAACACTGACGCATCGAAACCACTGGCAACGATTGACTATGACAACCTATTGCAACCAATGGGAGCAGACATCGGCAACGGACAGCTTAAACTCGTCTCTGCAATGTCTGAAACTCGCACAGAGAGCTATATCTACGAGCTTGACGAGCGCTCCCCCGATGGCGTGAAGGGGTACGTCGAATACCTCAAAGGCGATCGTGCCGACTTGATTGGTAAGCAGTGGATCGGCGGAATCAATGCCTACTACAACGGCTTGAACTCGATTCGACGGGTAACAGATGACAAGCAGGGAAAGCCGAGCTTAGGACTGCAATTGTTCCTTTCTGCTCTATCCGAGTATGCCCACCGGGACAAATGGCACATTGCCCTAGCAGTTTCGGTGCATGACTCGAAAACACTTGGAAGTGCATTGAAACGAGCATTAGAAGGAACTCATCAAGTTCGATTCCGCAACAAAGAAACGATCGTTTCAATCAAGGTTATCGCTGGACTGGAAGAAGGGACGGGCGCAATCATCACCTACCAAAAGCAGGCTGATATCACGAACGCGATTCTGTACGACCTGGGCAACGGAACTTTGATCGTGAGTAGCTTCAACGGCTTGAAGATGACCGACCGGAGCTATAGCCAGAATGGAGGCGTTGAAAAGCTGATTGACCAGATTGCAACTCATGACGCGATTCGAGAACGGTTGCTAAAAGAAGGCGATCGACATTTGATCCGCAAGGGTATCGAAGCTCAGACGTTTACCTATGGCACTCAGCACCCAGACTGGAACTTTGAATCGGTCTACCGTGAAGAATTGCCCAAGTGGGTGAAAGCGGTCTTAGCTCCCACAGTGCGACCGTGGGAAGACAGGCGCGATTCTGCAACTGCTTTGATTGCGGTTGGAGGTGGGGCGCAACTGCCGGGAATTGAACCACTACTGAACAAGAAGGGCATCAAAGTATTGCCTGATCCACTGTGGGCAAACGCACGAGGTTTGTACACTCTAGCGACTCGCAAAGTAGCCCAACTGGAGGCGAAATGA
- a CDS encoding hypothetical protein (similar to AA sequence:cyanobase_aa:LBDG_31730): MFTFILTAAIGAYLSRRVNFISDNGLADVAVNYRQIWQDAIALWAMLGFICNWVILTGRNTRNYFDGAILPWLNGFGISLSLPTLQLPALPQTQID; the protein is encoded by the coding sequence ATGTTCACTTTTATTCTCACTGCTGCAATCGGAGCGTATCTTTCCCGTCGAGTCAACTTCATCTCTGATAACGGGTTAGCTGATGTTGCGGTCAATTATCGGCAGATTTGGCAGGATGCGATCGCGCTCTGGGCAATGCTTGGTTTCATCTGCAACTGGGTGATTTTAACTGGGCGCAACACTCGAAACTATTTCGACGGTGCAATTCTGCCTTGGCTGAACGGATTCGGAATCTCGCTATCACTTCCGACTTTGCAACTTCCAGCACTGCCACAAACACAGATTGACTAA
- a CDS encoding hypothetical protein (similar to AA sequence:cyanobase_aa:LBDG_31660), whose amino-acid sequence MKDLQNFFNEHKAECFCGAIAVVVLLTNLGSIKQFVGENNQLRESMKAEQADNQRLEVEQLVSEQRREVANDRYRNNCTMIFSLNQKGHYGAITEGSPVIRGELASKLRGKQLDYRKMSIDTFLPAGMTICDPLGNTAKLVKDPNLNGIAVARDIANTGDRALIQAAMDRARGIFNNPVK is encoded by the coding sequence ATGAAAGACCTACAAAACTTCTTCAACGAACACAAAGCTGAGTGCTTTTGTGGCGCGATCGCAGTCGTCGTTTTATTAACCAATCTCGGCAGCATCAAGCAATTCGTCGGTGAAAATAATCAATTGCGCGAATCAATGAAGGCAGAGCAAGCCGACAATCAACGATTGGAAGTTGAGCAATTGGTATCTGAGCAGCGCAGAGAAGTGGCAAACGATCGCTATCGAAACAATTGCACCATGATTTTCTCGCTCAATCAGAAAGGGCATTATGGCGCAATTACAGAGGGATCGCCCGTCATCCGAGGCGAATTGGCTTCCAAGCTTCGCGGCAAGCAATTAGATTATCGCAAGATGTCGATCGATACGTTTCTGCCAGCAGGGATGACCATCTGTGATCCCTTGGGCAATACCGCAAAGCTTGTTAAAGATCCCAATTTGAACGGGATTGCAGTAGCGCGTGATATTGCCAACACGGGCGATCGCGCTTTGATTCAGGCAGCAATGGATCGCGCTCGTGGCATCTTTAACAATCCAGTCAAGTAG
- a CDS encoding unknown protein (similar to AA sequence:cyanobase_aa:alr7064): protein MLSRYDDAERKFSPDQIEDKIEDFEEQVSGKLTNAPTGRFLIAAGIFGALVIPCGLPAAGAIALPFLVNAVKKAIRNGHQAEYVAKTGIFCHLLNHREIAQLIRFTGRKFIIDQAVQAHIDGMKLTPAAIELVEMIEGELTPTSFDEVKKAFAPEPQKELAAVGNKTRLGAIDVPAQAVSNSEQSQSSGSIPVISPVDYLVGDRLRTSLVVSVSGGGKDFLLSNAVRKFLELYPRFSVVVMDCKDDAKEFGYFADLPRVKVYRLNLSVSSDSTISAWIDAVLDDFNSRPEKTLLICNEGTLVREKSKRYIDAIASLVSSGDSRQKYAWEAGQSGHTDDLKINGAARSRFRPMVISMMGEEMQVEAILRAKWLADSTNDMQACKSEMRRSPVGRAWSDGQRWYAMPTLENHAGYDRDSRSFVQPETETVSVASEPIQDSKEAEDINDRGSIQKPNLSRADLMLAIGILGEWIDENPGLSFDQMYGNYSARRKGFSRPEFRYLLTQIEILDS, encoded by the coding sequence ATGTTAAGTCGTTATGACGATGCAGAGCGCAAATTCAGCCCGGACCAAATTGAAGACAAGATCGAAGATTTTGAAGAGCAAGTTTCAGGCAAGCTCACCAATGCACCGACCGGACGCTTTTTAATTGCAGCCGGAATCTTCGGAGCGCTCGTGATTCCGTGTGGACTGCCAGCCGCAGGAGCGATCGCGCTTCCGTTTCTGGTGAATGCGGTGAAGAAAGCTATCAGAAACGGACATCAAGCTGAGTACGTTGCTAAGACGGGTATTTTTTGCCATTTACTAAACCATCGGGAAATCGCGCAGTTGATTCGATTCACAGGTCGCAAATTCATCATTGATCAAGCAGTGCAAGCACACATCGACGGGATGAAGCTCACCCCGGCAGCGATCGAGCTAGTTGAAATGATTGAAGGTGAATTGACTCCCACATCATTCGATGAAGTTAAGAAAGCATTTGCACCGGAGCCACAGAAAGAACTTGCAGCCGTGGGAAATAAGACTCGGTTGGGTGCAATTGACGTACCAGCCCAAGCGGTGAGCAACAGTGAGCAGTCGCAATCATCGGGGTCTATTCCCGTGATTAGTCCCGTTGATTATTTGGTGGGCGATCGCTTGCGTACTTCCCTTGTCGTCTCTGTTTCAGGAGGCGGAAAGGATTTCTTGCTGTCGAATGCGGTAAGAAAGTTTCTGGAGTTGTACCCACGATTCAGCGTCGTTGTGATGGATTGCAAGGACGATGCGAAAGAGTTCGGTTACTTTGCTGATTTGCCACGGGTGAAAGTGTATCGGCTCAATTTGTCAGTTTCGTCTGATTCCACGATCTCAGCATGGATTGATGCGGTGCTGGATGACTTCAATAGCCGTCCTGAAAAAACATTGTTGATTTGCAACGAAGGAACACTCGTTCGGGAGAAGTCAAAACGATACATTGATGCGATCGCATCATTAGTTAGTTCTGGAGATTCACGTCAAAAGTACGCTTGGGAAGCTGGACAATCAGGACATACCGATGATTTGAAAATTAACGGTGCGGCGCGTTCTCGTTTCCGTCCAATGGTGATTTCAATGATGGGTGAAGAGATGCAAGTAGAAGCCATTTTAAGAGCGAAATGGTTAGCAGATTCAACCAACGATATGCAGGCTTGTAAATCAGAAATGCGGCGTTCACCTGTGGGTAGAGCATGGTCTGATGGTCAACGATGGTACGCAATGCCAACCCTCGAAAATCATGCGGGATACGATCGTGATTCTCGCTCATTTGTGCAACCTGAAACCGAAACAGTTTCGGTAGCATCAGAACCGATTCAAGACAGCAAAGAAGCTGAGGACATCAACGATAGAGGCAGCATTCAGAAGCCGAATCTTTCCCGCGCTGATTTGATGCTTGCAATCGGAATTTTAGGCGAATGGATTGATGAGAATCCAGGACTATCTTTCGATCAGATGTACGGGAATTATAGCGCTCGTCGTAAGGGTTTTAGTAGACCTGAGTTTCGCTATTTGCTAACACAAATTGAAATTCTCGATTCCTAG